CGCAATCGCTCTCAATGGCACCACTAATAGTGGAAGCGAGGCCCACAACATCAACTCTCTTCACATGAGAATTTCAACCCCTTAGAGGGAGAGAGATATAGAGTCCACCAATGACATAATTGAACAAAAACTTAAGAAATAATACATGTGGCATTTTTTAGCATATGCCCATTACCTTtcaattatatttgaaaatgaaatttaaacATGACTTTTGACCCAAGATATTATTATATCCAAACAGTGACCAAAATTGAATTGTACTCTTATCAAACTATAACCAAGCTGTACAAACCTATAATCCAATAATTAACACCATACAAGACGGTTAATAATAAAAGTTGTTATTATTATGCTAAAATATAGGTAAAGGAGTCATATCTCAAAACCCAATCAAATTATGAAAATGAAATCAAAGGAGAAGAAAAATATTAGTCAAAAGATTCCTTACTACTTAATCTAATACTCTCTTTCCTATACAGCTAAGCCCCACTCTTTCTCTTCCAATTTACTCTTTTCTTGCTTTCTCAATTGTATTCTCCCTTTTTcttaaagagaaaataaaataaccttTTCACATTTCAAATTCTTGGTAAAAGAAGGGTTAGACcaatttgttgttgttgtttttttctttcctttttgaaCATAATCCAATTTAGGTTATCTATAAAGCCAATCTCTTTATCACTTGTTTACTGGAGAAAAAAATGGAGTATGCAACGGGTTGTGTGGTTAGTGATTAGTGAAGTTAACATAtgatgaataaataaatttcacCATAGAgagtaaaaaatttaaaatctcacTACAATTTTTTCAAACACGAACAAATTCTTCCTAAGTATAGTATTCCATATTTTAATCCACTCATCCATATCTACTaatctttcattttctttagTAATTGTAAAGGTTGGTGAATAAACTCATCACAAAATGAAGTAATTAAACAAGAAACCAAAATCAAAGAGATTAATAATAGGACAATTGAAGCCGAATCATTTGGATTGGCAAAGCATCTCGGTATTACAATTACTCTCGTATTATATAATTCTCATCAGAATTCATTTCAAATTTTCCACTATAGTAACTATAATTAAAATCACAaagggaaaaagaaaaattatattaaaaacaattaaaagagaaaaaattattatcaagtAGAAGCAGAAGCAGAAGCAGTGATGGAAGAAGCTGAGAGTCGAGGAGAAGACAGTggaaagagaggaagaagacaaggctccTGATCCATCGGAGTCGTCGCCGGAGATGGATGCAAGTAAAAGCCTTTCTCTTTCATCGCTTTCTCTTCCGGGCTCTGACTCGACGATCCGGATCGATCAAACGGGTCGGATACAAGAGGCGTGACCGGGCTTAGAACGAGGGAAGGGAAATCGAGGATGCTCGGAGAGAGGAGGATCTCGGGTTTCCGGGGCGAGAAAGCCGAGTTAACCGGGTTTAACGGGTTGATTTTGAGGTTCTTCATGGAGTTACGACGCTCGTAGAGACGGAACCCTGAGGAAGAGTGTTTCTTGTTTGGCACGGCTTTGATTCGAGGGATTGAGAATTGAgacggagaggatctcgggtCGGGATGTTGGGTCGGGTTTGGTTTGAGAGACGAGGTGGGTCTGTCTGAGGATCCGGTTAGCATCTGGACGACTTGCTTGAAGGAAGATGTGTCGGCTTGGACGAAGGTTGTCGGGTACGGGGTTCCCGGTTCGGATCTAGTGGTTACGTGTCGTGTCGGAGTTGTGGGTGGTTTGTTGTTGCTCTCAGTGGTGCTGCTGTTTTGGCATCTCGGAGATTGGATTAGATTCGTTGATGCATCTCTATATCTCGGCGAATCCTCCATTAAGATGATAGACAGAAAGAggagagagtgtgtgtgtgtttgctaAATAAGCTTTTGTTTTAGTTCGGTGAGAAAAAATGTTTCGGTGGGCACTATTGGCTCATTGAGTTGAGGCTCTTTTTCACTGTATTTAATCTCTTTTGCAAAAATTGGAGAGATTAACAAGTAATATTCGGTTTATATCTTTAGTAATGATTAATATTGGTTTACACACAAAGTTTGACTAATTAATTTGCtttgattaatttaaaatacCACCCAAACATTAAAATTTGGATCTGTTTATATATTTGGTCAAATGTATTACATGACTTAAGTTATAAAATTGGTGGACTTCTGTTGTATTGCATGTTATGTTTCGTAGACCATTTTTTTCTACACTTGTTTGTGACTCATCATTTGGCTATGGTTCTAATCTCATAATAAATGATACATGTAGCGACTAAGTCTTAAGACCATGATTAACTCGAGGTTTTTAGGATGAAGTTCTTAACTTAATTGTTTCTTAATTTCTGATAAGATCCTCAACTTAAGAATAGgtctgggcgttcgggtacccgttggcGTTCGGGTCAGATTTTTCGGATTTTTAGATTTTCGGGTTTATATTCCTAGATcccatagtaaaatttcattagtatgggtcgggttcggataataacacttcgggttcggttaaaaattatattgcgtcctaaaacccataaaataaccatatatcattcgggttCGAGTTATATCGGTTCAGTTTTtggatataaccaaagtaaaagataaaaacttaaagaaaaatataaagaaaaacaactaaattaataaaaattaatctatcattgttaaaataacaataaaatgttaaatcaagcatgaaacaaacattatttgtaaacaatatacactatattatagagagtagacttgttattccaatgaataaattataaattacttatttataactaattgtgtacttaaagcatttttaaaattgttaatatttattattatatatcatattaccacgaaatattaaatttaattactaaaatacttatatatatatatatatcaaaatatttatattaactattagtttcgggtttttcgggttaccCGTTAGGGTTCAGTTAATAATActtcgggttcagatatttttttataccaccctacaagacccgttcggtatttttacatttcgggtcgggttttttggtttgggttcggttcggatttcgggttccggATTTTATGCCCAGACCTACTTAAGAACCTCTGGGCTAATCTGATAAGTTTCTTGGGCTTACAACTTAAAATCAGTTGGCAATTAGTGGAGTGACTCaagtcccttatatattattattgttcCTTTTTATATTTCCAATGTGAGATCTTTATCCCAACACCCTTCTTCGAGATAATGGTATGTATAACCATTAATCTCGCGAATCCATCATACTTTTCTAAGACAATGTTTTTTATTCTCTAGCGATCTCGGAGAACTGAACCTTCTCTGGAGCATCAGCTAATGGGTTGATCATGCCACTGTTCGGACCGGATTAAAGGGTTAGGATATAGTCCGCTCTTATACCATGATACGTTTTTTAgacttccaacttaaaattaattggtAATTAGTGGAATGTCTCAAGttccttatatattactattgTCCCTTTTCATATCTCCAATCTCGGATCTTTATCCCAACGTAATCATGCTTTAACAA
The Raphanus sativus cultivar WK10039 chromosome 1, ASM80110v3, whole genome shotgun sequence DNA segment above includes these coding regions:
- the LOC108834076 gene encoding VQ motif-containing protein 4, encoding MEDSPRYRDASTNLIQSPRCQNSSTTESNNKPPTTPTRHVTTRSEPGTPYPTTFVQADTSSFKQVVQMLTGSSDRPTSSLKPNPTQHPDPRSSPSQFSIPRIKAVPNKKHSSSGFRLYERRNSMKNLKINPLNPVNSAFSPRKPEILLSPSILDFPSLVLSPVTPLVSDPFDRSGSSSQSPEEKAMKEKGFYLHPSPATTPMDQEPCLLPLFPLSSPRLSASSITASASAST